A single region of the Biomaibacter acetigenes genome encodes:
- the nikC gene encoding nickel transporter permease, which yields MIEISRQTQTQQKSKSNFSDFTRRLFKNRAAIFGASIILLLILCAILAPVIAPYSYDYQDLPNMLKPPSKQFIFGTDEFGRDIFSRIVYGSRISLEVGFVAVGLSLIIGTTLGALAGYYGGCVDYVISAITDIAWAFPTTLLAIAFVAALGPSLVNVMIAVALVSWSGYCRLVRGQFLSLREREFVEAAHLLGMSDIRIIFKHILPNSLAPIIVMATLEFPKAIIVESSLSFLGLGAQPPTPSWGSILSNGKALIAEAPWISIFPGIMIMIVVLGFNLFGDALRDVLDPRLKE from the coding sequence ATGATAGAAATTTCAAGACAGACCCAGACCCAACAAAAGTCAAAGAGCAATTTTTCGGATTTTACAAGAAGGCTGTTTAAAAACAGGGCCGCCATATTCGGGGCATCGATTATTCTTTTGTTGATACTTTGTGCCATTCTGGCTCCGGTGATAGCACCCTATAGCTATGATTATCAGGACCTGCCAAATATGTTAAAACCCCCGAGTAAGCAATTTATATTTGGGACCGACGAATTCGGAAGGGATATTTTCAGTCGTATCGTATATGGTTCCAGGATTTCTCTGGAAGTAGGTTTTGTGGCGGTGGGATTGTCCCTTATTATCGGCACCACTCTGGGAGCCCTGGCGGGCTATTACGGAGGTTGTGTGGATTACGTAATATCCGCTATAACCGATATAGCCTGGGCCTTCCCTACCACACTGCTGGCCATCGCCTTCGTAGCAGCCCTGGGACCGAGCCTGGTAAATGTAATGATTGCAGTAGCGCTGGTGAGCTGGTCGGGATACTGCCGTCTGGTGCGGGGTCAATTTTTGTCTCTCCGGGAAAGGGAATTCGTAGAAGCAGCCCATTTGCTGGGAATGAGCGACATAAGAATCATATTTAAACACATTCTGCCCAATTCCCTGGCACCGATTATCGTCATGGCAACCCTGGAATTTCCCAAGGCTATCATAGTGGAATCCTCCCTCAGCTTTTTGGGCCTTGGCGCCCAGCCGCCTACACCAAGCTGGGGTTCCATTTTAAGCAACGGCAAAGCCCTTATCGCCGAAGCCCCATGGATCTCCATTTTTCCCGGTATTATGATAATGATAGTAGTGCTGGGGTTTAATCTCTTCGGCGATGCCCTGAGGGATGTGCTGGATCCTAGATTAAAGGAATGA
- a CDS encoding N-acyl-D-amino-acid deacylase family protein, translating into MLDLLIKNGQIIDGSGRKAFVSDIGIKGDRIYIISPRINLETRECIDARGYVVCPGFIDIHSHSDFTLLQNPNGESKVRQGITTEVVGNCGFTAAPVNPAHFDDLMYYLVNTVILSDDRKKSWKWSTQADFVEQIGEKGSSMNIASLVGHGTIRIAVMGFEKRDPSAGELQKMLHMLQAEMDRGLFGMSTGLAYEPGSFATTRELVEMSRLIKDFGGIYATHMKSEGKYLLECISQAIEIARMSGVSVEISHFKAEGPGNWGKVVEGLKLIDEARKDGLEVGFDQYPYTAFGSGLLDLVPPWVRQQGPGKMIELLQNQDHRARAIHDMMEPSDIWENPMEGNTWDKVVIASVGTDKNKNCEGKDIGQISQEMGCFSL; encoded by the coding sequence ATGCTGGATTTGCTCATAAAAAACGGTCAAATCATCGACGGTTCCGGAAGAAAGGCCTTTGTATCGGATATAGGAATAAAGGGGGACCGCATATACATCATATCCCCCCGAATCAACCTTGAAACCCGGGAATGTATTGACGCCCGGGGTTATGTGGTATGTCCAGGATTTATTGATATACATTCCCATTCAGATTTTACCCTTCTGCAGAACCCAAATGGTGAAAGTAAAGTCCGACAGGGGATAACCACCGAAGTGGTTGGAAACTGCGGATTTACCGCGGCACCGGTAAATCCGGCTCACTTTGACGATCTCATGTACTACCTGGTGAATACAGTGATCCTCAGCGATGACCGGAAAAAAAGCTGGAAGTGGAGTACCCAGGCGGATTTTGTAGAACAAATAGGGGAAAAAGGTTCGTCCATGAATATAGCCTCCCTGGTGGGTCACGGTACCATTAGAATCGCCGTCATGGGCTTTGAAAAACGAGACCCCAGTGCCGGTGAACTTCAAAAGATGCTTCACATGTTACAGGCCGAGATGGACAGGGGGCTATTCGGCATGTCAACGGGGCTTGCCTACGAGCCCGGCAGTTTTGCCACAACCCGGGAACTGGTGGAAATGTCCCGGCTAATCAAGGACTTCGGCGGCATTTATGCCACCCATATGAAAAGCGAAGGCAAATACCTTCTGGAATGCATTTCCCAGGCCATTGAAATTGCCCGGATGTCGGGGGTGTCGGTGGAGATATCCCATTTTAAAGCCGAGGGTCCCGGAAACTGGGGTAAGGTGGTGGAAGGATTAAAACTCATAGATGAAGCACGAAAAGATGGACTGGAGGTAGGATTTGACCAGTACCCTTATACGGCCTTTGGCAGCGGGCTTCTTGACCTGGTCCCCCCATGGGTGAGGCAGCAAGGCCCAGGCAAAATGATTGAGTTACTGCAAAATCAGGATCACCGGGCAAGGGCAATCCATGATATGATGGAACCCAGTGACATATGGGAAAACCCCATGGAAGGCAACACCTGGGATAAGGTTGTCATAGCTTCGGTGGGCACCGACAAAAACAAGAACTGCGAGGGCAAAGATATAGGACAAATATCTCAAGAAATGGGCTGTTTCTCCTTATGA
- a CDS encoding ABC transporter permease has protein sequence MEDLLRYFIKRLLLMIPVILGMTIIVFLILHLSPGDPVDLIVGPNVTPEVYASIRQKYGLDQPLIVQYIKFLSNVARGDLGTSILQQRPVSELILQRFPITLELGLTGLVLSFLIAIPVGVSAAVKRNTIMDYSCMTGAMLGMSLPTFWFGLLLLYFFAYKLRWFPISGYGTWRHLVLPGFAIGLTDAAITARMVRSSMLEVLRQDYIRTARSKGLAEMVVTYQHALKNAMIPIITLLGLRVGWIIGGSVMLEIVFSRPGLGRLMVDSILARDYPVVQGAMIVLTTSIILGNILADLLYAVFDPRIRYN, from the coding sequence GTGGAAGATTTGCTAAGGTATTTTATAAAAAGATTGCTTCTAATGATTCCTGTAATTTTGGGCATGACCATCATAGTATTTTTAATCCTTCATCTGTCTCCCGGCGACCCCGTAGATCTCATCGTAGGACCAAATGTCACGCCGGAGGTTTATGCCAGCATTCGGCAAAAATACGGCCTCGACCAACCTCTGATTGTGCAATATATAAAATTCCTTTCCAATGTGGCAAGAGGCGATCTTGGGACATCCATATTGCAACAAAGGCCCGTTTCGGAACTAATACTGCAAAGATTCCCCATAACCCTGGAACTGGGGTTGACGGGTTTGGTTCTGTCCTTCCTTATAGCCATACCTGTCGGGGTGTCTGCGGCAGTAAAGAGAAACACCATCATGGATTACTCCTGCATGACGGGAGCCATGCTGGGTATGTCGCTCCCCACATTCTGGTTTGGATTATTATTGTTATATTTTTTCGCATATAAATTGAGGTGGTTTCCTATTTCGGGGTACGGCACGTGGCGGCATCTTGTACTACCCGGTTTTGCCATAGGCCTGACGGATGCGGCCATTACTGCCAGAATGGTAAGATCCAGCATGCTAGAGGTATTGAGGCAAGATTATATCAGGACTGCCAGAAGCAAGGGGTTGGCCGAGATGGTGGTTACTTACCAGCATGCATTGAAAAACGCCATGATTCCTATTATTACCTTGCTGGGCCTCAGGGTTGGGTGGATAATAGGAGGATCTGTAATGCTGGAAATAGTTTTCAGCAGGCCGGGCCTCGGGCGCCTTATGGTGGATTCCATACTGGCCCGGGATTATCCGGTGGTCCAGGGCGCCATGATAGTGCTGACCACATCCATTATCCTTGGAAATATCCTGGCAGACCTCCTCTATGCCGTATTCGATCCCAGAATAAGATATAACTAG